The Haloplanus sp. CK5-1 genome contains a region encoding:
- a CDS encoding vWA domain-containing protein — MSQEEGSDGGLEDVPPTVERTPTVLILDTSYSMTTETPDGQGGTESRIDQLNEGLQYFKSEIEEEEHAETRVDVAVVSFGGEVTVEQDFSPIQNWDPPTLSPSGNTPMGEAIEKAVNLDEDRKQQYRDNGYAYNRPIIWLLTDGQPTDMNPGDQQWQTAQNLLERGTDEDHFLFFAFGIGEEADMDTLDELVSVTDKDPVALDEGMFQELFEIVSNSLEKESQPGDGGDVDPGAQVDTDSDDQ, encoded by the coding sequence ATGAGTCAGGAAGAGGGTTCCGACGGCGGACTCGAGGACGTACCACCGACGGTTGAGCGGACGCCGACGGTGCTGATTCTGGACACGTCGTACTCGATGACCACGGAGACGCCGGACGGTCAGGGTGGGACGGAGTCGCGGATCGACCAGTTGAACGAGGGGTTACAGTACTTCAAGAGTGAAATCGAGGAGGAGGAGCACGCCGAGACACGCGTCGACGTCGCCGTCGTCTCGTTCGGCGGGGAGGTTACGGTGGAGCAGGACTTCTCCCCGATTCAGAACTGGGACCCGCCGACGCTGAGCCCCAGTGGCAACACCCCGATGGGGGAGGCGATCGAGAAGGCGGTGAACCTCGACGAGGACCGAAAACAGCAGTACAGGGACAACGGGTACGCGTACAACCGACCGATCATCTGGCTCCTCACGGACGGCCAACCGACGGACATGAATCCCGGGGACCAGCAGTGGCAGACGGCACAGAACCTGCTCGAGCGTGGGACCGACGAGGACCACTTCCTGTTTTTCGCGTTCGGAATCGGGGAGGAAGCGGATATGGACACGCTCGACGAGCTGGTTTCGGTGACCGACAAGGATCCCGTCGCGCTCGACGAGGGGATGTTCCAGGAACTGTTCGAAATCGTCTCGAACAGCCTCGAAAAGGAGTCACAGCCGGGCGACGGTGGCGACGTCGATCCCGGAGCACAGGTCGATACGGACAGCGACGACCAGTAG